Below is a window of Methanothermobacter thermautotrophicus DNA.
GAATAAATCCCAATCAGGTTGAACCAAAAAGTCCATAAACCTATCAGCAGAGAGAAGTGAAACCCATGAGAATGGTAATTGTTGCAGGAACGCCTGGATCTGGAAAAACCGCGGTTCTGATGCACACACTCAGGAGCCTCAAATCAAGGGGACTGAAGTCATCGGTTGTAAAGATAGATTGCCTCTACACCGACGATGATAAGAAATTTGAGAAGGTCGGGGTGCCAACACTGGTGGGCCTCTCAATGGACATGTGCCCTGACCATTATGCCATCTACAACATAGACGACATGATAAAGTGGGCTGAGAAGAACGAATCAGACTTCCTAATCATTGAGACAGCAGGACTCTGTCACCGCTGCGCCCCCTACACAAAGAACTGCCTCGGAGTATGTGTCATAGATGCCACCAGCGGACCGAACACGCCCCTCAAGGTTGGTCCGTTCCTCTCAACTGCAGATATAGCAGTGGTGACCAAGGGTGACATGATATCCCAGGCCGAGAGGGAGATATTCAGGGAGCGCATACTGGAGGTTAACCCCTCAGCAAAGATAATAGAGGCCAACGGTCTCAGCGGGCAGGGATGCATGGAACTCGCAGAGGAGATGATCGAGAGCAGGGAGGTTTCCCTTGAAAACGAGGAGCTCCGTCACTCAGCACCCCTTGCAGTGTGCACACTATGTGTCGGTGAGACAAGGGTTAACAAGAAGCACCACAGGGGAATACTCAGAAGAATAGACGGCTTCCAGACCTATGAAGGAGAATGAGGAGAGGATCTTTCAGATGTCCCAGGATAAATCCCTTAAAGAAGAGGTAACTGCCCTCCTCCCAGGATACAACTGCGGAATCTGTGGGTATGCAAGGTGCGATGAGTATGCGGCTGCTCTGCTCAAGGGGAGGGCAGAAATCGACAGATGCCACTTCATGTACCAGGAACTCTTTGCAGATAACCTGAAAAGACTCCAGGACATCCTTAAGGAGGAGAATATCCTTGAGGAGGAGAAGAAGATCTTCGGTGTCCTTGACGGGTACGAGGCAGACTTCATACTGAAACCCCTCCCTGATGAGGGCTCCTGCAGGGAGATCCTCTTCCCATTCACGTCCACCAAGCTGCGGAAGGGGGATATAATCAGATACAGGCCCCTTGGATGTCCAATAACCCACTTTGCAGAGATACTGGATGAGAACCATGGCCTCATAACCGTGCACATCGTTGGACCATGCCACCGCCTCGGCATGGATGACTTTGAATTCATGGACATAGGGGTCTGCATGGTTGGTGGCTTTGAGGGTGTAATCGAGGGTGAGCTACCGAATATCGGTGAAACCGTGCGCTTCCTGCCAG
It encodes the following:
- a CDS encoding (Fe-S)-binding protein: MSQDKSLKEEVTALLPGYNCGICGYARCDEYAAALLKGRAEIDRCHFMYQELFADNLKRLQDILKEENILEEEKKIFGVLDGYEADFILKPLPDEGSCREILFPFTSTKLRKGDIIRYRPLGCPITHFAEILDENHGLITVHIVGPCHRLGMDDFEFMDIGVCMVGGFEGVIEGELPNIGETVRFLPAHCMMQKVHSGVVVQLEGRRAVIEGIDLKVWAPPVKAR
- a CDS encoding GTP-binding protein, yielding MRMVIVAGTPGSGKTAVLMHTLRSLKSRGLKSSVVKIDCLYTDDDKKFEKVGVPTLVGLSMDMCPDHYAIYNIDDMIKWAEKNESDFLIIETAGLCHRCAPYTKNCLGVCVIDATSGPNTPLKVGPFLSTADIAVVTKGDMISQAEREIFRERILEVNPSAKIIEANGLSGQGCMELAEEMIESREVSLENEELRHSAPLAVCTLCVGETRVNKKHHRGILRRIDGFQTYEGE